Within the Scyliorhinus canicula chromosome 18, sScyCan1.1, whole genome shotgun sequence genome, the region ggagaggagagagcagagagagcgggagagactggtggggaagatggtgagggtggacaggagatacgcggaggctccggaggagggattgctgagggagcggcgtagtctccaggttGAGTTCGACtagttgaccaccagaaaggcggaagctcagtggaagaaggcacagggagcggtgtatgaatatggggagaaggcgagcaggatgctggcgcaccagctccgtaagcgggatgcggccagggagattggtggagttaaggataggggagggaatgtggtgtgaaggggggtagacattaatagggtcttcagggacttctatgaggaactgtatcggtccgaacccccagcggagggggggttggggcgcttgtTGGACCGGCTgagtttcccgagggtggaggagagacAGTTGGAGGGactggttgagctggaggagctggtcaaagggacagggagcatgcagtcggggaaggtgccgggaccggatgggttcccggtcgaattctataagatgtatgcagacttgttggggcccctgttggttaggaccttcaacgaggcaaggaaaACCCGACNNNNNNNNNNNNNNNNNNNNNNNNNNNNNNNNNNNNNNNNNNNNNNNNNNNNNNNNNNNNNNNNNNNNNNNNNNNNNNNNNNNNNNNNNNNNNNNNNNNNNNNNNNNNNNNNNNNNNNNNNNNNNNNNNNNNNNNNNNNNNNNNNNNNNNNNNNNNNNNNNNNNNNNNNNNNNNNNNNNNNNNNNNNNNNNNNNNNNNNNNNNNNNNNNNNNNNNNNNNNNNNNNNNNNNNNNNNNNNNNNNNNNNNNNNNNNNNNNNNNNNNNNNNNNNNNNNNNNNNNNNNNNNNNNNNNNNNNNNNNNNNNNNNNNNNNNNNNNNNNNNNNNNNNNNNNNNNNNNNNNNNNNNNNNNNNNNNNNNNNNNNNNNNNNNNNNNNNNNNNNNNNNNNNNNNNNNNNNNNNNNNNNNNNNNNNNNNNNNNNNNNNNNNNNNNNNNNNNNNNNNNNNNNNNNNNNNNNNNNNNNNNNNNNNNNNNNNNNNNNNNNNNNNNNNNNNNNNNNNNAAGCATCAGTTAAAACTAGTAAAAGATGCATTCAGGGCTGTAATGCAGAGTGATCAACTCCTGGAGTGAGGAAGCGACACTCCCAGAATCAGTTAGATGTTGCAATGAGGACAGCCCGGAGCGTCTGTCTAGCTGAACTGAATGACCACTTCATTCAGAGTTAGCCTCTTGTTGTGATGACTCACACAAGCAGGGCCTTGCAACCCAGCGACACAGTCCTTCTACACCTCTAATGTTTCATTTTAACTTCAGCTTGCTGTGAATTTTTTcaacctctccccttcccccaacagTGACGGCACAAtgaactgctgcatcacagtgccagggacccagatttcaTTCAGGCGTTggatgactgtctttgtggaagttgcacgttctccctgtgtctgcgtgggtttcctctcacagtccaaagatgtgtaaactagatggattggccatggtaaattgccctgaactgtccaaagatgtgcaggttaggtgagattacgaggatagggcaggggagtgggcagaggTAGGGTGTtaatttggagggtcggtgcagactcaatgggctgaataacgTCTTCCTGcactaggaattctatggattcactGAGAGTTCCATGGGTACTTTCTGCTCTCTGGTACCCCTTCACCAATCTAGCTCAATGGGGGAaactcttgcctctgaatcagaaggttgtggattcaggCCTCAGTCAGGCTGATACACCAGTGCCGCTGAGAGTGTGGTGCATTGCTGGAAGTGCTACTCTTCAGATGAAATGTTAGCCAAGGCCCCACCTGGCCTCTTGGGCGAATCtacaaaagattccatggcacgaTTTGACAAAGAGCAGGGTAATTCTCCTTGGTattctggccaatgtttatcaaACAAAACTAATCAAATATATTATCTGGCCCATTTCATGTTGCTCATCATTGGATTTTGCAGTGCTGCAATTGGTTACTACTGCTTTTCAACACTTTGTGAAatgggatgtcctgagattgtgaaagcagctatctaaatgcaagtctGTTATTCTTGCTTCATAAAAATTGCTGTTTTTCCCATGTGAGGCCTTGGCAGTCAGTATTATAGGTTTGGTTGGGGGTTCATGCTTGGGGGTGGATGAGACTGCAGCCAGACTCAGGCTATGCATCTGCCAatccctgggggttaccattgatcagacactgagctggactagccatattaatactgtggctaccagagtgggtcaaaggccaggaatcgTATGGCCAATAACTCCCCttctgaccctccccccaccaaagcctgccttcatctgcaaggcacaagtcaggagtgtaatggaatactctccactttcctggatcaaTGCAGAAGGAAGGTGCTGTCACTGCCATTGTGTTGGTGGTAGAAGGAGTGAATTTGGACGTGGTGTtggtcaagtgggctgctttgtcctggatggtgttgaactaattgagtgttgttggagctgagtgaagaatattccatcacactcctgacttgtgccttgtaggtggcagacaggctttggggagtcagcaggtgaATTCCCagtatctgacctgctcttgtaaccacagtatctatatggctagtccagttcagtttctgatcaatggtggccaccaggatgttgacagtgggggattcagcgatggtaatgccattgaatttcaaggggtgatgcttggattctctcttgttgacgATGATCGTTGACGCTGGCTTGAAGCTGCAGACATGGGCACGGATGATTTTACCCTCTGTCAGTCTCCAATTTATATTTAAGGTGCTAAGTGGGGATGTTACAATGAGCATGCATGTTGTTCTGCAGCATGGAccctcactgctggtattttgTTTTGTTCTCAGACCGTCTCACAGTGACATACTGTCGGAGCAGTGGACCCGGGGGTCAGAATGTTAACAAGGGTGAGGAAACTACTATCAGAATATTTTCAAATGTTCCTTCTGTCATTGGGTACAACCCAATGAGGTAGGATTTACCTCACTCCAAAGGCCTTCGAGGGGATCCACCTCCTATTTAACAAAGTGGCAACATGTTGAGACCTACCCTGTTCTGATTTGACAACCTGACTGGTTTCTCTCTGGGAGTTGGGGGTTTCACTGGATTGTGATCAGGAGCTGGAACCTtgggtgattttcacctcttTTTGTGACCCAGTTGaccagagatggcagatgaaactTTCTGCATTGTTTCAGCAATGGGACTGAACCAGTGAGGTGTCCTCTCCCAcccatacatagatacatagaagttaggagcaggaggaggccttttggcccttcgagcctgctccaccatttatcacaatcatggctgatcgtccaactcaatagcctaattcttcTTTCTCCCCATAAACTTTGATCCCAatcgccccaagtgctacatacagccacctcttgaatatattcatgttttagcatcaactacttcctgtggaaaTTAATTCCACAGGCTTCACCACTCTTTCGCTGAAGAAATGtccccttatctctgtccaaaatggtttaccctgaatcctcaggctgtgacccctggtcctggacacacctaccattgggaacatcttctctgcatctaccctgtctagtcctgttagaattttataagtctctatgaggtcTCTGGCTCTGCTCCTGGAGACTTACCAGTCATTTATCTCCCTTGTTGTTTCAGCTGCCAGTTTCTCCTTCTCCCAGTTACACCTAACTCCCAGTTTTCACCCAACTCCAAGAGTACTCTCACTCAGCCAAGGTAGCACTCGCTGTGCAGACATAACCCCACACATAACCTTCCAGCACTCACCTGTTGAATAGCCTCTGGGAAGGTCATGGGAGGTGCTGATCCCTGAGTGGGCTGCTGGGTTTAATGGGCATATTGGTGGGTTGTCTGGTGTGGGGTGTGTCTAGGTGAATGTTTAATACTCCCCTGGGTTATGCTTTATTGTTACAGTGAACACAAAAGCGGAGGTCAGGTTCCATGTTGCGACTGCAGACTGGCTTCCTGAGGATGTGCGGAGTGCAATTACTGCCAAGGTAAGCTATTCTGCTGAGGATCGGAAGATGGTTAGAGTGGTCACAAAATAACTTCCTTAcatattcgccactctccaacccAGCATTTCCCTCATTCCTCTCCTGAAGTTATTGACTTGGGGGGTGCATTTCTCCCTGCAAACCCCAACccactccagtctgaaaaacaccaCTCTCCACTTTCTATCCTTGGCCAATGTTGTATTTATGCTGCCATTGTCTCTTTAATCCAAGTTCAGCagaaaattgggaaggcaaatggaatgttggcctttgggaagtcctgctaaaactgtacaaggcaccagttagaccacacctggaatgctgcaaacagttttggtccccttaagaAAATATGTAGAAtcgtagagtttacagtgcagaaggaggccatttggcccatcgagtgcaccggcccttggaaagagcaccttaagcgcacgcctccaccctatccctgtaacccagtaaccccaactagcacattttttggatactaaagggcaaattagtatggccaatccacctaacctgcacatctttggactgtgggaggaaaccggagcacccggaggaagcccacacaaatATGGggtgaaagtacaaactccacatagtcacccaaggccggaattgaaccgggaccctggagctgtgaggcagctgtgccactgtgtcatagacatagaatttacattgcagacggaggccattcggcccatcgagtctgcaccagcccttggaaagagcacaccacttaagcccacacctccgccccatacccgtaaccgagcatcccatctttggacacttaagggcaatttagcattcgcAATCCACTAACTTGCACatgtttggagtgtgggaggaaactggagcacccggaggaaacccacgcagacacgaggagaacttgcaaactccacagacagtgacccaagcccggagtctaacctggaaccctgaaactgtgaagtgacagtgctaaccactgtgctgccatgctgccctggcactgaaggcagtccagagaagattcacgaggttgatcccaggttggagggattttcttatggggaaaggttgagtagatgggCCTGTattggtggcagtggttagcactgcagcctcatagtGCCTTGAACCCCGGTTCGATTCAGAACGAGGGTgactgcagagtttgcactttcgcccgggtccacgtgggtttcctccgtgtgttcTAGTTTCTTCccccagtacaaagatgtgcgggttaggtgaattggctgatAAATTCGCCCTAGGAGCCAAttatggggataatgtgggaTTTGTGtcgaggaagggtgctcttttagagggcaggtgcagacccaatgggccgaaaggcctccttctgcactgtaggttttcTATGATTTCTATATGTTAATTAGAGTTTAGAAtgaaaggtgaccttattgagacttaTAGGAATCTCAGTGGGTTAGAGAGGGTAGATGCTGTGAGGTTGTTTCCCtgtgtgggagagtccaggaccagggggcataatctcagagtaaggggtttcccatttaagacagagaagaAGAAGAATATCTGTGAAATTCcttaccacagagggctgtagaTGCTGGTtgataagtatgttcaaggctgagatagacagacttttaatcaggacgggaatcaagggttatggggcaggaaagtggagttgaggattatcacatcagatcataTCCAATGCCTTTGAAGCTTCACAAGTAGAGCGACTACATTATTTTTATCAATCCTCACCCACTACTTCATCAAAAAAACAGATTAAGTTATTCAAACATGGTTTGCCTCTAAtaaatctgtgctggctctcaTTTATCAGCCCATCATTTTCCAATTAGTATTATCCTGGATTATTGTCTCTCTCTTTCCGACCACCAGTGTTGAACTGGCTGAGCTGTGATTTGCAGATTTATTCCACACTAATTTTTTTGAACAACTGTGACATTTACAGTCCTTTGTCACCACCTCCATATCTGAGAATTGGAAGATTGTGGTCAGGGCCTGCACAACTTCCACTGTATTTTCCCGTCTGGACTTATTTTTTGAGGACCGCAAAACTTTTAAGTACCTCTATCTATTTTAGTTCGATCCAATATTTCCCTCTTCCTCCAAGCAGCCTCTGCTCCAGTGAAGCGACTGCAAACTTCTCACTTTTtgagtttttattgggttttcacatGTTTTCTTACATTTCACAATTCATAAGTTAGATATTCCAACACTGTGCCCAAAAAAGGAAAGTAAAAGAAACAAACCAAAATCAGCACATATTTACAGGCAATAGTCTTCCCTCTCGCTGTGGCTGTGGACCCCCTTTAGTCGGCATACATCTGTTACAATCCCAATATGGCCAGAGCACGTACTTACAGGTATCTATTTACAATTTAGTTTCGGCTTCAGCTTTCCCTTGTAACTTTGTCCCTTGTCCCTCTTGTTTTCTTTGCCCCTTGTTTTTCTAATCAGCTTGGTCTCTAATGCATTATAAATGGAACATTTGCATTAAGGctttttttgtttccttttaaTCTCTAGGAATCTGTACCTTTGGAGGCCTcccagggagggggagaatatTTAAAGTTTGTTATGATCTGAAATGCTCTGTCTCAGAGCAGTGGGAACAGATTCACCTCATTCTCACTTCTGAGGCTTTAAGTCCCACATTCAGACTATGGCttgattctgatcttgggtgactgtgtggagtctgcacacgcTCCCCGTGTTTAACAAaaagcaatacagcacaggaacaggcccttctgacctccaagcctgtacttgtcatgataccacccatggtcaaaaccctcagcatttccctacccaccctatccatgaatttgtcgagatgccttttgaacgccgttaatgtatctgctcccacaacatagaacatagaacagtacagcacagaacaggcccttcagccctcgatgttgtgccgagccatgatcaccctactcaaacccacgtatccaccctatacccctaacccaacaaccccccccccctccctggcaatgtgttccaaGCTCTCACTGTGTaagaaaacctgcctcgcacatctctaaaagttgccccacggaccttaaacctatgccccctgatgactgacccatccatcctgggaaagagtgcctgcccatccactctatctattctccTCATAAtcgtgtagacctctatcaggtcacacctcaacatccgttgttctaatgaaaacagtccgagtctattcagcctttccgcatagctacaccctccagaccaggcaacttcctggtaaacctctctgcaccctctccaaagccaccacatccttctggtagtgtggcaaccagaattgtgtgcaatattccaagtgcggccgtaccaaggttctatacaactgtagcagcaTGActtttgccagtttttatactcgattccctgtccaatgaaggcaagcattctgtatgctttcttggtgACCATGTCCAGTTGTGTTGCCACTTCCAAAGatatgtggacctgcacgccaaatctctctaactttctatattcctaagagttttcccatttacggtatatttcccctctatgttagacctaatACGAGGCATTACCtcgtattacctcacatttgtctggattaaactccatttgccatttctctgcccaagggGAAGTAGTTTTAGGACAGAgcctaggaggaacttcttcacccaaagggttgtgaatctatggaattccttgtccagtgaaacagtcgaggctccttcattaaatgtttttaagataaagatagttttttgaagaataaagggattaagggttatggcgttcgggccggaaagtggagctgagtccacaaaagattagccatgatctcattgaatggaggaacagggtcgaggggccagatgacctactcctgctcctagttcttatgtctccaacctatctatgttgtactctatcctctgacaatcctcaacaccatgccaccccaccaaccttggtgtcatctgcgaacttactaatcagagcagcgacattttcctccaaatcatttatgcatactacaaacaacagaggccccagcacagatccctgtggaacaccactagtcacaaccttccattcagaaaaacactcttgtactgctaccctttgccttccgtAACCAtgtccagttctgtatccatcttgccacctcgcctctgatcccatgtgacttcaccttttgtaccagtctgccatgaggcactttgttaaaggctttactgaagtccatgtaaacaacatccaccgcactcccctcatcaatcatctttgtcacctcctcaaaaaagcgatgaagttagtgaggcacgatctccccttcacaaaaccacgctgtcTATCACAAATGAGTCCTTTTTTTCCAAATGGGGATAAattctgtccctgagaattcccttcaataatttacctactaccgacacgaagctcaccggcctacagtttcctggattatccctgctacctttcttttttttaaaatacatttggaGTTCccaattttatttgtttttcccaattaaggggcaatttagtgtggccaatccacttatcctgcacatctttgggttgtgggggtgaaacccatgcaaacacgggaagaatgtgcaaactccacacgaacagtgatccagggccgggattcgaatccaggttcTCAGtgccgcaatcccagtgctaaccactgctccaccgtgctgccgtttgctacctttcttaaacaagggcttttctccagtcctctgggatatcacctgtagccaatgaggatacaaagatgtcaattaaagccccagcaatttcttcccttgcttccctcagtattctggggtaaatcccattcggcccaggagacttgtctaccttaatgtcttttaaaagacccaataccacctccttttcaatgtcaacatgatccagactgtccacacactctacccaagaatcatcttccacaaagtccttttctttggtgaacactgatgcaaagtactcatttagtacctcaccaatttcttctggctcaacacatagattccccccactgtccttaagtgatcaatcctttccctggccagcCTTTTGCTTTTTGCATATGAATAAAAagatttgggattcaccttattcCTACTTGCCAGGacttttcaaagaacaaagaaaagtacagcacaggaattcaAAGACTCCTCCTagcctcctaatttcccgctcaAGTatctttgtgtgggtttcctccgggtggtccagttacctcccacagtccaaagattcagTTCGGTggtttggccatcctaaattgtcccatagtgtccaacggttagatggggttccggggataaggtgggggagtgggccagaatgggtgctctttcagaggataggtgttgcctcgatgggccaaatggcctccttctgcactgtaggtattccaagattctataataactttcaataggaaattggataaatacttaatGAAGAAAGATATAGGGCAATGGAGGAAGAGTGAGATATATTGGATAGCTCTTACAGAGGCATGATAGGCCTCATTCTATGACTGAAACTGAATACCATTAGGGGAGAACTCTGCTCCCTAAAGTGGTATCCCTGAGCCTTTGCTTTCAGTACCTCACCATTTATTTTCCCCCCTCTTCCATCAGCACCAGAACAGAATCAATCGGGTCGGGCAGCTGATCGTCACTTCGGAGGCCAGCAGGTACCAAATGAGAAACCTCGCTAATTGTCTGCAGAAGATTCGGGACATTGTTGCAGGAGTGAGTCAGAAACCCAAGCAGCCATCCAAAGAGGAAGCTGAGAATCGGAGAATGaggtgatgttttttttttaaatgaggaacAAATCTTTGATTGGGGCTCTCTTGAGGTGGTGATGTTTAATAGCACACggtaccggaccagaccccagttTGCATTAGAAAACCGGATGAGACCCCAATAATTCTTCCATTTGTAAAACGGTgaggaaaggacattttgccCCAGGAATGATTCGACTGACAAATCgggatcttttatgttaaaacaaacttttcaacgctgctgcctcacagcaccgaggacccggattcaatcccggccccgggtcactgtctgtgttgagtttgcacactcttcccgtgtccccacaacccaaagatgtgcagggtaggtggattggccacgctaaattgccccttaattggggaaaatggataaaaagaatctttattattaacacaggagtaATCACATTaatatcacagaaaatagctattcaattaacagttaaaacattcttaaaacaaaagaaaacacttTAAGTACCAACTTatacttgtaaataaagttagcaaacgcaTGGATACTTACTGTACTTTTGTGTAGAGCTTTTTTGGAAAGACTGTTTGGAGAGAGAGACTGTTCGGAGAGAGAGACTCTTGCAGGAACAGCCTGCAGACTCTTCTGTCTTTGCCAGACTCCTGATCAAcctgacagcatttggcaaaactgctgctcAACTCAGGAACTCCCCACAGACTGCCAACCTatatcaaactgcaaaactacgaacagccctggctcctcccattcattacctcatctttatcccactcagatcAGCTTATATAAGTCTAAACTGAGACTGTGTTGACCGCGACGCAGAATTTatggactttcacgacaacaaaactggctcccaacctggatcgattccgcaactgtggaggggctagcaccagcgccacgttgaacacaatcgattccaatgaaaaccgATGCGAGATTCGCTGGGTccttgattgacactcaggaggctgatgaGCCCCAGCTGCATTTACACActttactccccacacacactcatcccagccatcaagatggcactggttgtgctggagtgtgcccatacagctgatggatgAGCTTGGGCCAGAGGTCACCTAGTGGGAGTGGCCCGGGAGAACACATGTATgaccgtggccctaagttcacattaGGCTGTTAGCGCCGTGTacagctgcatgactgccttgctggctgcaacaatggtgttccgtgcccgtccaccccgaccccacaccccccccaatctggccaccccccactactcaccccggccctggcagaagcacccggccagcggtacaactgtcagcaaactatggcgacgttggacactttccgtaccctctctctttccctcagcagccacaccgccagtttcatgatttttaaaagtacaagtgaaccgtgccgttgggaactcggcccatcggaggcgcagCATCGCGGAGACCCTGGAGAATACTCCACTAATGAtaggcaaacggtgtttactggaCGTGTGTTCTGGACCTCATTGACGCCACTATCGAGGTGACagaaaattgcgatttggcgtcaagtcAGCGCCCGTCGTGATTTTTGCTAAGGAGCCTATTCACCCAATTGCGTTGAGCGATTTtagtgtcagccaacggagaatcctgcccaatgtctcaaattatctagTCTTCAGGGATTCCAGCAATCATAACTAAGTTCTGTTCAGTATCTCTCTGTAAACAtgtaaatggttaaaattaatAATGACATCACCTTTTACGACTTCTTAATTACAGCCTTAACAGGCACagagtctggataccttaacctaggttctttaataacaCTGCAACTTATATATTTAATACaatctacattttaaaaattcctaCGTTCATCACACTaatgtggcggcacggtggcatagtggttagcacaattgcttcacagctccagggttccaggtttgatttcggcttggttcactgtctatgcgga harbors:
- the mrpl58 gene encoding peptidyl-tRNA hydrolase ICT1, mitochondrial gives rise to the protein MLFCSMDPHCWYFVLFSDRLTVTYCRSSGPGGQNVNKVNTKAEVRFHVATADWLPEDVRSAITAKHQNRINRVGQLIVTSEASRYQMRNLANCLQKIRDIVAGVSQKPKQPSKEEAENRRMRVEGMQRERLRQKRIQSAIKRDRQVGFD